The nucleotide sequence attcgatatcctggtgtaattattaaacaaagtattaagaccttgttacagtttaagtccccaattagttggaatatttgacttcggatataaggataatttgacgaggatactcgcactttatatttatgactgatggactgttatggacaaaaaccagacggacatattgaataatccaggaaaaaggacaattaacccatgggaataaactaaaatcaacacgtcaaacatcatgattacggaagtttaaataagcataattcctttattttcatatttaattgcacttctaattatcgctcttttatttattgtcattgtatttaattgcacttttaattatcgtactttttaattatcgcacttttatttatcgcaatttcattatcattatttactttacgctttaaattaaatcttttatttatttaatattttacattaggttttaactgtgactaaagttttaaaaatcgacaaaccggtcattaaacggtaaaaacccccatttttataataataatattacttatatatatatttgtatttttataagttaaactaatatagcgttaagcttgtttaaaagattccctgtggaacgaaccggacttactaaaaactacactactgtacgattaggtacactacctataagtgttgtagcaaggtttaggtatatctattctataaataaataaatatcttgtgtaaaattgtatcgtatttaatagttatttcgttgtaaaaataatactatttcctagtacacctcgcacacatcaatcagCTACTTTAAACTTTCTAGGTTTAGAGGTATGATCAACCTTACCATTGAATTCTAAGCTTTCTCTGTATGGGTGATTCGATTCAAGGTTCGGTCTGTGACTGACAAAAACAATTTTATTTTTCACACGCATAGCAGGAGTGTCCTCGTTACATGTAGGGCATGCTTTATAGCCTTGGCCACTCCAACCGCACAAACTACTACGGGCAGGATAATCGTTTATGGTCCAAATAAGCATTGCTTTCATTTGAAAATACGTGTTAGTAACTGAGTTATGTGTATCAACCCCTTCGGACCATAAAATCTTCAGTTCATCAACTAAAGGCCTCAAGTAAACATCAATATCTTTTCCAGGTGATTTAGGATCAGGAATTAACAGAGTCAACATGAGAGAACTTTCTTTCATACATATCCACGGTGGCGTACTGTACGTTGTCAATATGACAGGCCACATGCTGTAAGGATTATTCATGTTGCCGAATGTATTGAAACCATTAGCAGCCAACCCTAGTCGAACATTTCTGTGTTCACGTGCAAAATTCGGATATCTTTTGTCAATTTCTTTCCAAGCTCGACCATCTACCGGATGACGCATCTTACCCTCTTCATTGCACCGCCCAGTAGCATGCCAAGTCATATCCTTTGCAGTGTATCTGGAGCTGTACAAACGTTTTAGTCTTGGAGTTATTGGAAAATAACGCAAAACTTTATTAGGAACTTTTTTCCCCGTTGTGCGTTCATCTTTCCATCTACTCTCTTTACATATTGGACAGTTTTCCAAATCCTGGTATTCTTTATAAAACAAACAACAATCATTCTTACAAGCATGTATCGCTTGATACCCTAAACCGATCTTTCTCATCCACTTCTTAGTTTCGTAAAATGATTTCGGAATCGTGTTATTTGGGGGATGTGATTGTATGAGTAATTCTAACAATCGGTCGAATGAATTATTCGTCCATTTGTTCATGACCTTAATGTGTGTTAACTTGGCTAAAAACTCTAATGAGGACAACTTGCTACCGAGATATAGCTCGGTTTGGGTGGAGTCAATTAAATCATCAAGAGAAGTTGCGGTCGTGTCATTCATAGTCTCATCGTCATTCGGACCTTCCTCCTCAAAGTTAGGAACTTCCTCCAACTGAATATCGTGCAAGAAATTTCTTAGCGGGTCCGTTATGTTGTGTACTTCGGGTGGTTGTGGTAGTTCACCGTGATGCCGCCATATGGTATAAGAGGGTTCAAACCCATATCTAGTTATATGGGCTTTTATATGTTTAGGTTTAAGAAAAACCGTATTGCAATAATGTTTACATGGGTAACTACACTTACCGTGCAAATCCAAATTGTGTTTACACCTCTCAATAAATGCATTAAGACCTTTAATAAAGTCAGGATTAAATGTATGTCGTATAGTAGTCCACCTCTTATCAATCGTCATAGATATTCCCTAATTAAATCAAGTTTAAAACAGCAAAAAACTTTAAAATTAAAAACAGCTAATATATGTATAATCAAAGCCGGGTGGTCCAACTATGGAAGGCAACCTAACCCACTCTCTGAATGTTTTGTCTCAACTATGGATGCGCACAACTAATTTAATAGTTAGCAAAAATTCGGCAACATTTCCCCTAAACTCCCCAAATATGTGGTATTAAACGCATATTTGTAGGAGTAAAGGGAAAATGTGTACCAAAATTTTTGTAACTAGTAAATAAGTTATACGCATCCACATCCTAAAAGAGACAAAACACACAGAAAGCAGTCCCAAAAAGGGGACCTTCCAAAGTTAATTTCTAATAAATTAACCTTGGATGGGTATTCTATAGGATTAATTAATTTTGAACCTAAGGTACAACTATTCCGAAATTAACCACTAAACCTAACAATGTTCATAAAACAATAAGCATAAACGTAAACATAAACGtaaacataaacaataacattTACACTTATACTTATACAAACtaaacataatcaacatacataagcaaaattcggatttaattaaTAGCAATAGCTCAAAGCATGTTTTTCTTGAGTATAAACATAATCACACACAACAATCTTCAAAACATAAACACAAATTTCGAATTTAATAGCAATAACTCATATTGGTTCATAAAAATTCGGATTTAACTAaaataagcaaaaaaaaaattgGATTTAACAAAAATAATGAAGAACATACCTTTGTTAGTGTTATTAGAGTTGGATTTAATACCTCAAAATCGCCAGAGTAATTTATGAGTTtgggagtgtttttttttttttagtaaatgCCGACAGAATGCTCCAGTTCAGCTTTTTTGGCCAATTTTTTCCCGGACGACCCTTTCCGGACGACTTGTCGTCTAGGAA is from Rutidosis leptorrhynchoides isolate AG116_Rl617_1_P2 chromosome 10, CSIRO_AGI_Rlap_v1, whole genome shotgun sequence and encodes:
- the LOC139871126 gene encoding uncharacterized protein, coding for MTIDKRWTTIRHTFNPDFIKGLNAFIERCKHNLDLHGKCSYPCKHYCNTVFLKPKHIKAHITRYGFEPSYTIWRHHGELPQPPEVHNITDPLRNFLHDIQLEEVPNFEEEGPNDDETMNDTTATSLDDLIDSTQTELYLGSKLSSLEFLAKLTHIKVMNKWTNNSFDRLLELLIQSHPPNNTIPKSFYETKKWMRKIGLGYQAIHACKNDCCLFYKEYQDLENCPICKESRWKDERTTGKKVPNKVLRYFPITPRLKRLYSSRYTAKDMTWHATGRCNEEGKMRHPVDGRAWKEIDKRYPNFAREHRNVRLGLAANGFNTFGNMNNPYSMWPVILTTYSTPPWICMKESSLMLTLLIPDPKSPGKDIDVYLRPLVDELKILWSEGVDTHNSVTNTYFQMKAMLIWTINDYPARSSLCGWSGQGYKACPTCNEDTPAMRVKNKIVFVSHRPNLESNHPYRESLEFNGKVDHTSKPRKFKVAD